A stretch of the Hippoglossus hippoglossus isolate fHipHip1 chromosome 1, fHipHip1.pri, whole genome shotgun sequence genome encodes the following:
- the LOC117763698 gene encoding CSC1-like protein 2 isoform X1, producing MLRVLIVTMAIFGGGQTCGGQDNCSANSESKDYCYSARIRSTVLQGLSFGGVPTVLALDFMCFLVLLFVFSILRKVAWDYGRLALVTDADRLKKRFSNVEEREYVASAMHSETPDRYERLTSVSSSVDFDQRDNGFCSWLTAIFRIKDEEIREKCGEDAVHYLSFQRHIIGLLVVVGVLSVGIVLPVNFSGDLLENNAYSFGRTTIANLKSGNNLLWLHTSFAFMYLLLTVYSMRRHTSKMHYKEDDLVKRTLFINCISKYAEESQIKQHFEQAYENCTVLEARICYNVAKLMSLNAERKKTERSKKFFTDLMAKEHVPTMINPKPCGHLCCCAITGCEEEEAVSFYTKRESKLKEEYRKEKEKVHTKPLGMAFVTFQNESMTAIILKDFNACQVQGCRCRQEPRSSQFSDVLHVHNWSVSYAPDPQNVRWEHLSLGGISWWIRCFIINCILFLLLFFLTTPAIIISTMDKFNVTKPVEYLNNPIVTQFFPTLLLWAFSALLPTIVYYSAFFEAHWTRSGENRTTMHKCYTFLIFMVLLLPSLGLSSLDVFFRWLFDRKFLADAKVRFECVFLPDNGAFFVNYVIASAFIGNAMDLLRIPGLLMYMIRLCLARSAADRRNVKRHQAYEFQFGAAYAWMMNVFTVVMAYSITCPIIVPFGLMYMLLKHLVDRYNMYYAYLPSKLDKKIHSGAVTQVVAAPILCLFWLLFFSTVRTGFETPTSMFTLVVLIVTIVVCLSHICFGHFKYLSAHNYKIDTKENDVDTVENGRPARPSFSPVTKSQRQQQQQQQMYIAQVLQDPNSDEPGGGSGEEDRGSSQDEELLNGGNSINEADFQSGEDSLIANEVRQ from the exons ATGCTCAGAGTGCTGATCGTTACCATGGCGATATTTGGCGGCGGCCAGACGTGTGGCGGTCAGGATAACTGCTCGGCTAACAGCGAGTCCAAAGATTACTGTTACTCTGCTCGTATCCGCAGCACGGTGCTGCAGGGGCTGTCGTTCGGAGGAGTGCCCACCGTGCTCGCCCTGGACTTCATGTGCTTCCTG gtgctgctctttgtcttttctattcTGCGGAAAGTTGCGTGGGACTATGGCCGCCTGGCGCTGGTCACCGACGCCGACAG ACTAAAGAAGCGTTTCAGCAACGTGGAGGAACGGGAATA tGTTGCCTCGGCAATGCACTCAGAAACGCCCGACCGCTACGAACGCCTCACGTCCGTCTCCAGCTCCGTCGACTTCGACCAGAGAGACAAC GGCTTCTGCTCGTGGCTGACGGCCATCTTCAGAATAAA GGATGAAGAGATCAGAGAGAAATGTGGGGAGGATGCTGTTCACTACCTTTCCTTCCAGCGCCACATCATCGGCCTGCTGGTCGTAGTCGGAGTCCTCTCCGTCGGCATCGTCCTGCCCGTCAACTTCTCTGGAGACCTGCTGG AAAACAACGCCTACAGCTTCGGACGCACCACGATAGCCAACCTTAAGTCTGG GAACAATCTGCTGTGGCTCCACACCTCGTTTGCCTTCATGTATCTGCTCCTGACCGTCTACAGCATGAGGAGACACACGTCCAAGATGCACTACAAGGAGGACGACCTG GTGAAACGCACTTTATTCATTAACTGCATCTCTAAATACGCTGAGGAGAGTCAGATCAAACAGCACTTTGA ACAGGCGTATGAGAACTGCACCGTGCTGGAGGCTCGGATCTGCTACAACGTGGCCAAACTGATGTCTCTGAATGCAGAGAG gaaGAAGACGGAGCGCAGTAAGAAGTTCTTCACCGACCTGATGGCGAAGGAACACGTTCCCACCATGATCAACCCCAAACCCTGTGGACACCTGTGCTGCTGCGCCATCACCGGCTGCGAGGAG GAGGAGGCGGTGAGCTTCTACACGAAGAGAGAGTCCAAACTGAAGGAGGAGtacaggaaggagaaggagaaggtcCACACCAAACCGCTGGGCATGGCCTTCGTCACCTTCCAGAACGAGTCCATGACCGCCAT TATTTTGAAAGATTTTAACGCCTGTCAAGTTCAGGGTTGTCGGTGTCGACAGGAGCCACGATCCTCTCAGTTCAGCGACGTTCTTCACGTTCACAACTGGAGCGTTTCATACGCACCTGACCCGCAGAACGTCCGCTG GGAGCATCTGTCGCTGGGTGGGATCTCCTGGTGGATCCGCTGCTTCATCATCAActgcatcctcttcctcctgctcttcttcctcaccaCACCTGCCATCATCATCTCCACAATGGACAAGTTCAACGTCACCAAACCCGTCGAGTATCTAAAC AATCCCATCGTCACTCAGTTCTTCCCGACTCTGCTTCTCTGGGcgttctctgctctgctgccaaCCATCGTCTATTACTCTGCGTTCTTCGAGGCTCACTGGACCAG GTCTGGAGAAAACAGGACAACGATGCACAAATGTTACACCTTCCTGATCTTCATGGTGCTGCTGCTTCCTTCTCTCGGACTCAGCAG tCTGGATGTTTTCTTCCGTTGGCTCTTCGATAGAAAGTTCCTGGCTGATGCTAAAGTCAGATTTGA GTGCGTCTTCCTGCCTGATAACGGAGCTTTCTTCGTCAATTATGTCATCGCCTCTGCGTTCATTGGAAACGCCATGGACCTGTTGAGGATCCCGGGTCTACTCATGTACATGATTCGGCTGTGCCTGGCTCGCTCTGCCGCCGACCGCCGCAACGTCAAGAGG CACCAGGCCTATGAGTTCCAGTTCGGAGCCGCATACGCCTGGATGATGAACGTCTTCACGGTGGTGATGGCCTACAGCATCACCTGCCCCATCATCGTCCCCTTTG GTCTGATGTACATGCTGCTTAAACACCTGGTGGACCGATACAACATGTACTACGCCTACCTGccgtccaaactggacaagaAGATCCACTCGGGAGCCGTCACCCAGGTGGTGGCTGCACCCATCCTCTGCCTCTTCTGGCTACTCTTCTTCTCTACTGTACGCACAG GTTTTGAGACACCGACCTCCATGTTTACTCTGGTGGTGCTGATCGTCACCATCGTGGTCTGTCTGTCCCACATCTGTTTCGGACACTTCAAGTACCTCAGTGCTCACAACTACAAG ATCGACACCAAGGAGAATGATGTAGACACTGTTGAAAACGGACGTCCAGCTCGTCCCTCGTTCTCGCCCGTCACCAAATCTCAG cgacagcagcagcagcagcagcagatgtacATCGCCCAGGTGCTTCAGGACCCAAACTCGGACGAGCCAGGGGGTGGCAGCGGCGAGGAGGACCGCGGGTCGTCCCAGGATGAGGAGCTGCTGAACGGAGGAAACAGCATAAACGAGGCGGATTTCCAGTCAGGGGAGGACAGTCTGATTGCCAACGAGGTCCGCCAGTAG
- the LOC117763698 gene encoding CSC1-like protein 2 isoform X4 — MLRVLIVTMAIFGGGQTCGGQDNCSANSESKDYCYSARIRSTVLQGLSFGGVPTVLALDFMCFLVLLFVFSILRKVAWDYGRLALVTDADSVASAMHSETPDRYERLTSVSSSVDFDQRDNGFCSWLTAIFRIKDEEIREKCGEDAVHYLSFQRHIIGLLVVVGVLSVGIVLPVNFSGDLLENNAYSFGRTTIANLKSGNNLLWLHTSFAFMYLLLTVYSMRRHTSKMHYKEDDLVKRTLFINCISKYAEESQIKQHFEQAYENCTVLEARICYNVAKLMSLNAERKKTERSKKFFTDLMAKEHVPTMINPKPCGHLCCCAITGCEEEEAVSFYTKRESKLKEEYRKEKEKVHTKPLGMAFVTFQNESMTAIILKDFNACQVQGCRCRQEPRSSQFSDVLHVHNWSVSYAPDPQNVRWEHLSLGGISWWIRCFIINCILFLLLFFLTTPAIIISTMDKFNVTKPVEYLNNPIVTQFFPTLLLWAFSALLPTIVYYSAFFEAHWTRSGENRTTMHKCYTFLIFMVLLLPSLGLSSLDVFFRWLFDRKFLADAKVRFECVFLPDNGAFFVNYVIASAFIGNAMDLLRIPGLLMYMIRLCLARSAADRRNVKRHQAYEFQFGAAYAWMMNVFTVVMAYSITCPIIVPFGLMYMLLKHLVDRYNMYYAYLPSKLDKKIHSGAVTQVVAAPILCLFWLLFFSTVRTGFETPTSMFTLVVLIVTIVVCLSHICFGHFKYLSAHNYKIDTKENDVDTVENGRPARPSFSPVTKSQRQQQQQQQMYIAQVLQDPNSDEPGGGSGEEDRGSSQDEELLNGGNSINEADFQSGEDSLIANEVRQ; from the exons ATGCTCAGAGTGCTGATCGTTACCATGGCGATATTTGGCGGCGGCCAGACGTGTGGCGGTCAGGATAACTGCTCGGCTAACAGCGAGTCCAAAGATTACTGTTACTCTGCTCGTATCCGCAGCACGGTGCTGCAGGGGCTGTCGTTCGGAGGAGTGCCCACCGTGCTCGCCCTGGACTTCATGTGCTTCCTG gtgctgctctttgtcttttctattcTGCGGAAAGTTGCGTGGGACTATGGCCGCCTGGCGCTGGTCACCGACGCCGACAG tGTTGCCTCGGCAATGCACTCAGAAACGCCCGACCGCTACGAACGCCTCACGTCCGTCTCCAGCTCCGTCGACTTCGACCAGAGAGACAAC GGCTTCTGCTCGTGGCTGACGGCCATCTTCAGAATAAA GGATGAAGAGATCAGAGAGAAATGTGGGGAGGATGCTGTTCACTACCTTTCCTTCCAGCGCCACATCATCGGCCTGCTGGTCGTAGTCGGAGTCCTCTCCGTCGGCATCGTCCTGCCCGTCAACTTCTCTGGAGACCTGCTGG AAAACAACGCCTACAGCTTCGGACGCACCACGATAGCCAACCTTAAGTCTGG GAACAATCTGCTGTGGCTCCACACCTCGTTTGCCTTCATGTATCTGCTCCTGACCGTCTACAGCATGAGGAGACACACGTCCAAGATGCACTACAAGGAGGACGACCTG GTGAAACGCACTTTATTCATTAACTGCATCTCTAAATACGCTGAGGAGAGTCAGATCAAACAGCACTTTGA ACAGGCGTATGAGAACTGCACCGTGCTGGAGGCTCGGATCTGCTACAACGTGGCCAAACTGATGTCTCTGAATGCAGAGAG gaaGAAGACGGAGCGCAGTAAGAAGTTCTTCACCGACCTGATGGCGAAGGAACACGTTCCCACCATGATCAACCCCAAACCCTGTGGACACCTGTGCTGCTGCGCCATCACCGGCTGCGAGGAG GAGGAGGCGGTGAGCTTCTACACGAAGAGAGAGTCCAAACTGAAGGAGGAGtacaggaaggagaaggagaaggtcCACACCAAACCGCTGGGCATGGCCTTCGTCACCTTCCAGAACGAGTCCATGACCGCCAT TATTTTGAAAGATTTTAACGCCTGTCAAGTTCAGGGTTGTCGGTGTCGACAGGAGCCACGATCCTCTCAGTTCAGCGACGTTCTTCACGTTCACAACTGGAGCGTTTCATACGCACCTGACCCGCAGAACGTCCGCTG GGAGCATCTGTCGCTGGGTGGGATCTCCTGGTGGATCCGCTGCTTCATCATCAActgcatcctcttcctcctgctcttcttcctcaccaCACCTGCCATCATCATCTCCACAATGGACAAGTTCAACGTCACCAAACCCGTCGAGTATCTAAAC AATCCCATCGTCACTCAGTTCTTCCCGACTCTGCTTCTCTGGGcgttctctgctctgctgccaaCCATCGTCTATTACTCTGCGTTCTTCGAGGCTCACTGGACCAG GTCTGGAGAAAACAGGACAACGATGCACAAATGTTACACCTTCCTGATCTTCATGGTGCTGCTGCTTCCTTCTCTCGGACTCAGCAG tCTGGATGTTTTCTTCCGTTGGCTCTTCGATAGAAAGTTCCTGGCTGATGCTAAAGTCAGATTTGA GTGCGTCTTCCTGCCTGATAACGGAGCTTTCTTCGTCAATTATGTCATCGCCTCTGCGTTCATTGGAAACGCCATGGACCTGTTGAGGATCCCGGGTCTACTCATGTACATGATTCGGCTGTGCCTGGCTCGCTCTGCCGCCGACCGCCGCAACGTCAAGAGG CACCAGGCCTATGAGTTCCAGTTCGGAGCCGCATACGCCTGGATGATGAACGTCTTCACGGTGGTGATGGCCTACAGCATCACCTGCCCCATCATCGTCCCCTTTG GTCTGATGTACATGCTGCTTAAACACCTGGTGGACCGATACAACATGTACTACGCCTACCTGccgtccaaactggacaagaAGATCCACTCGGGAGCCGTCACCCAGGTGGTGGCTGCACCCATCCTCTGCCTCTTCTGGCTACTCTTCTTCTCTACTGTACGCACAG GTTTTGAGACACCGACCTCCATGTTTACTCTGGTGGTGCTGATCGTCACCATCGTGGTCTGTCTGTCCCACATCTGTTTCGGACACTTCAAGTACCTCAGTGCTCACAACTACAAG ATCGACACCAAGGAGAATGATGTAGACACTGTTGAAAACGGACGTCCAGCTCGTCCCTCGTTCTCGCCCGTCACCAAATCTCAG cgacagcagcagcagcagcagcagatgtacATCGCCCAGGTGCTTCAGGACCCAAACTCGGACGAGCCAGGGGGTGGCAGCGGCGAGGAGGACCGCGGGTCGTCCCAGGATGAGGAGCTGCTGAACGGAGGAAACAGCATAAACGAGGCGGATTTCCAGTCAGGGGAGGACAGTCTGATTGCCAACGAGGTCCGCCAGTAG
- the LOC117763698 gene encoding CSC1-like protein 2 isoform X2, which translates to MLRVLIVTMAIFGGGQTCGGQDNCSANSESKDYCYSARIRSTVLQGLSFGGVPTVLALDFMCFLVLLFVFSILRKVAWDYGRLALVTDADRLKKRFSNVEEREYVASAMHSETPDRYERLTSVSSSVDFDQRDNGFCSWLTAIFRIKDEEIREKCGEDAVHYLSFQRHIIGLLVVVGVLSVGIVLPVNFSGDLLENNAYSFGRTTIANLKSGNNLLWLHTSFAFMYLLLTVYSMRRHTSKMHYKEDDLVKRTLFINCISKYAEESQIKQHFEQAYENCTVLEARICYNVAKLMSLNAERKKTERSKKFFTDLMAKEHVPTMINPKPCGHLCCCAITGCEEEEAVSFYTKRESKLKEEYRKEKEKVHTKPLGMAFVTFQNESMTAIILKDFNACQVQGCRCRQEPRSSQFSDVLHVHNWSVSYAPDPQNVRWEHLSLGGISWWIRCFIINCILFLLLFFLTTPAIIISTMDKFNVTKPVEYLNNPIVTQFFPTLLLWAFSALLPTIVYYSAFFEAHWTRSGENRTTMHKCYTFLIFMVLLLPSLGLSSLDVFFRWLFDRKFLADAKVRFECVFLPDNGAFFVNYVIASAFIGNAMDLLRIPGLLMYMIRLCLARSAADRRNVKRHQAYEFQFGAAYAWMMNVFTVVMAYSITCPIIVPFGLMYMLLKHLVDRYNMYYAYLPSKLDKKIHSGAVTQVVAAPILCLFWLLFFSTVRTGFETPTSMFTLVVLIVTIVVCLSHICFGHFKYLSAHNYKIDTKENDVDTVENGRPARPSFSPVTKSQQQQQQQMYIAQVLQDPNSDEPGGGSGEEDRGSSQDEELLNGGNSINEADFQSGEDSLIANEVRQ; encoded by the exons ATGCTCAGAGTGCTGATCGTTACCATGGCGATATTTGGCGGCGGCCAGACGTGTGGCGGTCAGGATAACTGCTCGGCTAACAGCGAGTCCAAAGATTACTGTTACTCTGCTCGTATCCGCAGCACGGTGCTGCAGGGGCTGTCGTTCGGAGGAGTGCCCACCGTGCTCGCCCTGGACTTCATGTGCTTCCTG gtgctgctctttgtcttttctattcTGCGGAAAGTTGCGTGGGACTATGGCCGCCTGGCGCTGGTCACCGACGCCGACAG ACTAAAGAAGCGTTTCAGCAACGTGGAGGAACGGGAATA tGTTGCCTCGGCAATGCACTCAGAAACGCCCGACCGCTACGAACGCCTCACGTCCGTCTCCAGCTCCGTCGACTTCGACCAGAGAGACAAC GGCTTCTGCTCGTGGCTGACGGCCATCTTCAGAATAAA GGATGAAGAGATCAGAGAGAAATGTGGGGAGGATGCTGTTCACTACCTTTCCTTCCAGCGCCACATCATCGGCCTGCTGGTCGTAGTCGGAGTCCTCTCCGTCGGCATCGTCCTGCCCGTCAACTTCTCTGGAGACCTGCTGG AAAACAACGCCTACAGCTTCGGACGCACCACGATAGCCAACCTTAAGTCTGG GAACAATCTGCTGTGGCTCCACACCTCGTTTGCCTTCATGTATCTGCTCCTGACCGTCTACAGCATGAGGAGACACACGTCCAAGATGCACTACAAGGAGGACGACCTG GTGAAACGCACTTTATTCATTAACTGCATCTCTAAATACGCTGAGGAGAGTCAGATCAAACAGCACTTTGA ACAGGCGTATGAGAACTGCACCGTGCTGGAGGCTCGGATCTGCTACAACGTGGCCAAACTGATGTCTCTGAATGCAGAGAG gaaGAAGACGGAGCGCAGTAAGAAGTTCTTCACCGACCTGATGGCGAAGGAACACGTTCCCACCATGATCAACCCCAAACCCTGTGGACACCTGTGCTGCTGCGCCATCACCGGCTGCGAGGAG GAGGAGGCGGTGAGCTTCTACACGAAGAGAGAGTCCAAACTGAAGGAGGAGtacaggaaggagaaggagaaggtcCACACCAAACCGCTGGGCATGGCCTTCGTCACCTTCCAGAACGAGTCCATGACCGCCAT TATTTTGAAAGATTTTAACGCCTGTCAAGTTCAGGGTTGTCGGTGTCGACAGGAGCCACGATCCTCTCAGTTCAGCGACGTTCTTCACGTTCACAACTGGAGCGTTTCATACGCACCTGACCCGCAGAACGTCCGCTG GGAGCATCTGTCGCTGGGTGGGATCTCCTGGTGGATCCGCTGCTTCATCATCAActgcatcctcttcctcctgctcttcttcctcaccaCACCTGCCATCATCATCTCCACAATGGACAAGTTCAACGTCACCAAACCCGTCGAGTATCTAAAC AATCCCATCGTCACTCAGTTCTTCCCGACTCTGCTTCTCTGGGcgttctctgctctgctgccaaCCATCGTCTATTACTCTGCGTTCTTCGAGGCTCACTGGACCAG GTCTGGAGAAAACAGGACAACGATGCACAAATGTTACACCTTCCTGATCTTCATGGTGCTGCTGCTTCCTTCTCTCGGACTCAGCAG tCTGGATGTTTTCTTCCGTTGGCTCTTCGATAGAAAGTTCCTGGCTGATGCTAAAGTCAGATTTGA GTGCGTCTTCCTGCCTGATAACGGAGCTTTCTTCGTCAATTATGTCATCGCCTCTGCGTTCATTGGAAACGCCATGGACCTGTTGAGGATCCCGGGTCTACTCATGTACATGATTCGGCTGTGCCTGGCTCGCTCTGCCGCCGACCGCCGCAACGTCAAGAGG CACCAGGCCTATGAGTTCCAGTTCGGAGCCGCATACGCCTGGATGATGAACGTCTTCACGGTGGTGATGGCCTACAGCATCACCTGCCCCATCATCGTCCCCTTTG GTCTGATGTACATGCTGCTTAAACACCTGGTGGACCGATACAACATGTACTACGCCTACCTGccgtccaaactggacaagaAGATCCACTCGGGAGCCGTCACCCAGGTGGTGGCTGCACCCATCCTCTGCCTCTTCTGGCTACTCTTCTTCTCTACTGTACGCACAG GTTTTGAGACACCGACCTCCATGTTTACTCTGGTGGTGCTGATCGTCACCATCGTGGTCTGTCTGTCCCACATCTGTTTCGGACACTTCAAGTACCTCAGTGCTCACAACTACAAG ATCGACACCAAGGAGAATGATGTAGACACTGTTGAAAACGGACGTCCAGCTCGTCCCTCGTTCTCGCCCGTCACCAAATCTCAG cagcagcagcagcagcagatgtacATCGCCCAGGTGCTTCAGGACCCAAACTCGGACGAGCCAGGGGGTGGCAGCGGCGAGGAGGACCGCGGGTCGTCCCAGGATGAGGAGCTGCTGAACGGAGGAAACAGCATAAACGAGGCGGATTTCCAGTCAGGGGAGGACAGTCTGATTGCCAACGAGGTCCGCCAGTAG
- the LOC117763698 gene encoding CSC1-like protein 2 isoform X5, which produces MLRVLIVTMAIFGGGQTCGGQDNCSANSESKDYCYSARIRSTVLQGLSFGGVPTVLALDFMCFLVLLFVFSILRKVAWDYGRLALVTDADRLKKRFSNVEEREYVASAMHSETPDRYERLTSVSSSVDFDQRDNGFCSWLTAIFRIKDEEIREKCGEDAVHYLSFQRHIIGLLVVVGVLSVGIVLPVNFSGDLLENNAYSFGRTTIANLKSGNNLLWLHTSFAFMYLLLTVYSMRRHTSKMHYKEDDLVKRTLFINCISKYAEESQIKQHFEQAYENCTVLEARICYNVAKLMSLNAERKKTERSKKFFTDLMAKEHVPTMINPKPCGHLCCCAITGCEEEEAVSFYTKRESKLKEEYRKEKEKVHTKPLGMAFVTFQNESMTAIILKDFNACQVQGCRCRQEPRSSQFSDVLHVHNWSVSYAPDPQNVRWEHLSLGGISWWIRCFIINCILFLLLFFLTTPAIIISTMDKFNVTKPVEYLNNPIVTQFFPTLLLWAFSALLPTIVYYSAFFEAHWTRSGENRTTMHKCYTFLIFMVLLLPSLGLSSLDVFFRWLFDRKFLADAKVRFECVFLPDNGAFFVNYVIASAFIGNAMDLLRIPGLLMYMIRLCLARSAADRRNVKRHQAYEFQFGAAYAWMMNVFTVVMAYSITCPIIVPFGLMYMLLKHLVDRYNMYYAYLPSKLDKKIHSGAVTQVVAAPILCLFWLLFFSTVRTGFETPTSMFTLVVLIVTIVVCLSHICFGHFKYLSAHNYKIDTKENDVDTVENGRPARPSFSPVTKSQVRSSSSSSSRCTSPRCFRTQTRTSQGVAAARRTAGRPRMRSC; this is translated from the exons ATGCTCAGAGTGCTGATCGTTACCATGGCGATATTTGGCGGCGGCCAGACGTGTGGCGGTCAGGATAACTGCTCGGCTAACAGCGAGTCCAAAGATTACTGTTACTCTGCTCGTATCCGCAGCACGGTGCTGCAGGGGCTGTCGTTCGGAGGAGTGCCCACCGTGCTCGCCCTGGACTTCATGTGCTTCCTG gtgctgctctttgtcttttctattcTGCGGAAAGTTGCGTGGGACTATGGCCGCCTGGCGCTGGTCACCGACGCCGACAG ACTAAAGAAGCGTTTCAGCAACGTGGAGGAACGGGAATA tGTTGCCTCGGCAATGCACTCAGAAACGCCCGACCGCTACGAACGCCTCACGTCCGTCTCCAGCTCCGTCGACTTCGACCAGAGAGACAAC GGCTTCTGCTCGTGGCTGACGGCCATCTTCAGAATAAA GGATGAAGAGATCAGAGAGAAATGTGGGGAGGATGCTGTTCACTACCTTTCCTTCCAGCGCCACATCATCGGCCTGCTGGTCGTAGTCGGAGTCCTCTCCGTCGGCATCGTCCTGCCCGTCAACTTCTCTGGAGACCTGCTGG AAAACAACGCCTACAGCTTCGGACGCACCACGATAGCCAACCTTAAGTCTGG GAACAATCTGCTGTGGCTCCACACCTCGTTTGCCTTCATGTATCTGCTCCTGACCGTCTACAGCATGAGGAGACACACGTCCAAGATGCACTACAAGGAGGACGACCTG GTGAAACGCACTTTATTCATTAACTGCATCTCTAAATACGCTGAGGAGAGTCAGATCAAACAGCACTTTGA ACAGGCGTATGAGAACTGCACCGTGCTGGAGGCTCGGATCTGCTACAACGTGGCCAAACTGATGTCTCTGAATGCAGAGAG gaaGAAGACGGAGCGCAGTAAGAAGTTCTTCACCGACCTGATGGCGAAGGAACACGTTCCCACCATGATCAACCCCAAACCCTGTGGACACCTGTGCTGCTGCGCCATCACCGGCTGCGAGGAG GAGGAGGCGGTGAGCTTCTACACGAAGAGAGAGTCCAAACTGAAGGAGGAGtacaggaaggagaaggagaaggtcCACACCAAACCGCTGGGCATGGCCTTCGTCACCTTCCAGAACGAGTCCATGACCGCCAT TATTTTGAAAGATTTTAACGCCTGTCAAGTTCAGGGTTGTCGGTGTCGACAGGAGCCACGATCCTCTCAGTTCAGCGACGTTCTTCACGTTCACAACTGGAGCGTTTCATACGCACCTGACCCGCAGAACGTCCGCTG GGAGCATCTGTCGCTGGGTGGGATCTCCTGGTGGATCCGCTGCTTCATCATCAActgcatcctcttcctcctgctcttcttcctcaccaCACCTGCCATCATCATCTCCACAATGGACAAGTTCAACGTCACCAAACCCGTCGAGTATCTAAAC AATCCCATCGTCACTCAGTTCTTCCCGACTCTGCTTCTCTGGGcgttctctgctctgctgccaaCCATCGTCTATTACTCTGCGTTCTTCGAGGCTCACTGGACCAG GTCTGGAGAAAACAGGACAACGATGCACAAATGTTACACCTTCCTGATCTTCATGGTGCTGCTGCTTCCTTCTCTCGGACTCAGCAG tCTGGATGTTTTCTTCCGTTGGCTCTTCGATAGAAAGTTCCTGGCTGATGCTAAAGTCAGATTTGA GTGCGTCTTCCTGCCTGATAACGGAGCTTTCTTCGTCAATTATGTCATCGCCTCTGCGTTCATTGGAAACGCCATGGACCTGTTGAGGATCCCGGGTCTACTCATGTACATGATTCGGCTGTGCCTGGCTCGCTCTGCCGCCGACCGCCGCAACGTCAAGAGG CACCAGGCCTATGAGTTCCAGTTCGGAGCCGCATACGCCTGGATGATGAACGTCTTCACGGTGGTGATGGCCTACAGCATCACCTGCCCCATCATCGTCCCCTTTG GTCTGATGTACATGCTGCTTAAACACCTGGTGGACCGATACAACATGTACTACGCCTACCTGccgtccaaactggacaagaAGATCCACTCGGGAGCCGTCACCCAGGTGGTGGCTGCACCCATCCTCTGCCTCTTCTGGCTACTCTTCTTCTCTACTGTACGCACAG GTTTTGAGACACCGACCTCCATGTTTACTCTGGTGGTGCTGATCGTCACCATCGTGGTCTGTCTGTCCCACATCTGTTTCGGACACTTCAAGTACCTCAGTGCTCACAACTACAAG ATCGACACCAAGGAGAATGATGTAGACACTGTTGAAAACGGACGTCCAGCTCGTCCCTCGTTCTCGCCCGTCACCAAATCTCAGGTGAGAAG cagcagcagcagcagcagcagatgtacATCGCCCAGGTGCTTCAGGACCCAAACTCGGACGAGCCAGGGGGTGGCAGCGGCGAGGAGGACCGCGGGTCGTCCCAGGATGAGGAGCTGCTGA